A section of the Thermotoga caldifontis AZM44c09 genome encodes:
- a CDS encoding ADP-ribosylglycohydrolase family protein: MKAWQYEYELRKSARIDLNWRSQWESIKNHEIFSDDLVSMFWSSRVPGSGAPECLVAGAIQSVENMGRDVSRAEKLFEEGLEIFNRKDFQNLKVVTALIFDELDRSPIMKNHPYHSFERPLGWRRISDQISKESFQLDPEDLYESVLGGWLGQISGASMGTRFEGFFGEELEFVQRQDLPRYVEEEGGYNDDIVYEIVAMEALKNSQRISSRLIGLSWLKHIPFGWSAEYVALENLKRGILPPRSGSFRNPFQEWIGAQMRCMLYGLIFPGRPFEAARLAHMDSVVSHSGNGVYGGMHSAVLTSLAFVLKDPRKIVLKSLDYVPPRSEFAHVLKRTIDWCSSCSSWRQVRKLVEEEFKNYNWIHLYPNACCVTTALWFGEGDFDKTMEIVLKMGFDVDCNAGEVGTVLGVLLTARSIPSDWLRPLKGAVKTYMKGFERISIEHLARLSLELSKRFS, translated from the coding sequence ATGAAAGCCTGGCAGTACGAGTACGAATTGAGAAAGAGCGCCAGGATCGATCTGAACTGGCGATCGCAGTGGGAATCGATCAAAAATCATGAAATCTTTTCTGACGATCTGGTATCGATGTTCTGGTCGAGCAGAGTTCCAGGTTCCGGTGCACCGGAGTGCCTCGTGGCTGGCGCCATACAGTCAGTTGAGAACATGGGCAGGGACGTGTCGAGGGCGGAAAAGCTCTTCGAAGAAGGCCTGGAGATTTTCAACAGGAAGGATTTTCAAAATCTCAAGGTGGTGACGGCGCTGATCTTCGACGAGCTGGATCGATCACCCATTATGAAGAATCATCCTTATCATTCCTTCGAAAGGCCTCTGGGTTGGAGGAGAATATCTGATCAGATTTCGAAAGAAAGTTTTCAGCTCGATCCTGAGGATCTGTACGAATCGGTGCTGGGGGGATGGTTGGGGCAGATCAGCGGTGCGAGCATGGGCACCAGGTTCGAAGGGTTCTTCGGGGAAGAACTCGAATTCGTTCAGAGGCAGGACCTTCCACGTTATGTGGAAGAAGAGGGTGGCTACAACGACGATATCGTGTACGAAATCGTGGCGATGGAGGCACTCAAAAACTCGCAGAGGATTTCTTCCAGACTTATCGGTCTGTCCTGGTTGAAACACATCCCGTTCGGCTGGAGCGCCGAATACGTCGCGCTTGAAAACCTCAAGAGAGGTATCCTTCCGCCCCGTTCGGGCAGCTTCAGAAATCCTTTCCAGGAATGGATCGGGGCACAGATGAGATGCATGCTTTACGGATTGATCTTTCCCGGTAGGCCATTCGAAGCGGCGCGGCTGGCCCACATGGACTCCGTCGTGTCACACAGCGGCAACGGCGTCTACGGAGGGATGCACAGCGCCGTTCTCACGTCTCTCGCTTTCGTGCTGAAAGATCCAAGGAAGATCGTTTTGAAATCCTTGGATTACGTTCCACCACGGAGCGAGTTTGCCCACGTTTTGAAAAGAACGATCGACTGGTGCAGCAGTTGCAGTTCGTGGAGACAGGTCAGAAAGCTCGTGGAGGAGGAGTTCAAGAACTACAACTGGATACACCTTTATCCAAACGCGTGCTGCGTCACGACGGCGCTCTGGTTCGGCGAAGGCGATTTCGACAAAACCATGGAGATCGTCTTGAAGATGGGTTTCGACGTCGATTGCAACGCAGGAGAGGTGGGAACCGTTCTCGGTGTTCTGCTGACCGCCCGTTCCATCCCGTCCGACTGGTTGAGACCTTTGAAAGGAGCTGTGAAAACGTACATGAAGGGTTTCGAGCGGATCTCGATAGAACACCTCGCTCGACTCAGCCTCGAACTTTCCAAGAGGTTCTCGTGA
- the flgN gene encoding flagellar export chaperone FlgN, whose translation MEQLLSILEEEDSFLLEIDRQLGLCEASFLNRDTSQIEEVLVRLEDLLEQFYRLEEERRNLFEKVKREKGLNESLSFFDFCQQDPSLMQALFRVVDRLKDLSHRIDRLRSLSEFHQAYFDFLRKLLSPSSFPTYDSKARLGTQQQRNFKAEG comes from the coding sequence ATGGAACAGCTTCTCTCGATCCTCGAAGAAGAGGATAGTTTTTTGCTGGAAATTGATCGCCAGCTCGGGCTGTGCGAAGCTTCCTTTCTGAACAGAGACACCTCTCAGATCGAAGAAGTGCTCGTTCGACTGGAAGATCTCCTCGAGCAGTTTTACAGGCTCGAAGAAGAGCGCCGTAACCTTTTCGAGAAAGTCAAGAGAGAGAAGGGACTGAACGAGAGCCTCAGTTTTTTTGACTTCTGCCAACAGGATCCTTCCTTGATGCAAGCGCTGTTCAGAGTCGTCGATCGCCTCAAAGACCTCTCACACAGGATCGACAGGCTTCGCAGTCTATCGGAGTTCCACCAGGCCTATTTCGACTTCTTGAGAAAACTTTTAAGCCCATCTTCCTTCCCCACCTACGATTCGAAGGCCCGCCTCGGAACACAGCAACAAAGAAATTTCAAGGCCGAAGGTTGA
- the flgK gene encoding flagellar hook-associated protein FlgK, translating into MANLSLFGTLNTALLGVYTHKLAMNVVGHNIANANTDGYSRQRPVIEPTPPIPLTTLTQPSIPLMLGTGSQVKNIERVRDMFLDLQFRQVSGRYSYWNSVFSNLHFFEQLLAEPGNSGIRNLYDAFALSFEEVMTDPLNVAAKRQIVSRAEELVNGIKDLYGRLEQLREDINKEILLLADKINQLVSRLRQINEQVRIAIALKTTPNDLLDERDRILDELASYGNISYRETEDGQTILMFGDQIVLSGSVQNPVRALERPYGKGFYELFVGLTKVNLLDGKVKALIDLRDSIIVKYMLYLDEFALNLTDKLNLIHRSGFDAAGKTTNLNFFTLNPALETNDPAIFRIAGSRRMLAGPIYAATGMNNRSEDEIRSTVLTQAGRLYFFDGNSLDQLDVSAGTTVDDLLGMGWPSWLRLNVGTHQSTPSSSAYRLYFESDVNLNETLIIDANSNVLKTLGFETQQRTFVTFSDLSKLSEGTYTLTFNETLSDGSKVRETLNLSIGPGTTLETIRDQVNSQLTNIKALLLNDTLVLVPMKDLEFDWSRVQIEDELGFLTRVKAENKTFDVLKPSATLENIFRGSLNFDPSTGYQLYIGNTPIHIDPTVDTLETLVEKINQAGTGVIADLTPKNEFVLRAGRSFEFDLRSFNITGPKGLFEALGFVDTDGDPTSFSADWNEEYTLISRSDDFSSLRVRLNVSELFTINKRERTEPFYFVPSWDVSSALKANAEVLAIDGGKALFNDNWNALSFQPVGSNNVDIIRYLRDARYAKLLSDGKESFFEYFGGVIAELGVESETAQKMRDNSETLKLEIDQERERVKGVSLDEEMANMIKYQHAFAAAARVITAVDEMIGRVIDKLGVVGR; encoded by the coding sequence ATGGCCAATCTGAGCCTGTTTGGAACTCTGAACACCGCTTTGCTCGGTGTTTATACGCACAAACTGGCGATGAACGTCGTTGGCCACAACATAGCCAACGCCAACACCGATGGCTATTCGCGCCAGCGTCCCGTGATCGAACCAACCCCGCCGATACCACTCACGACGTTGACACAACCATCGATCCCTCTCATGCTCGGGACAGGTTCACAGGTGAAGAACATAGAACGCGTGAGGGACATGTTTCTGGACCTCCAGTTCCGGCAGGTCTCGGGCAGGTACAGCTACTGGAACAGCGTTTTTTCGAACCTGCACTTCTTCGAACAACTGCTCGCAGAGCCAGGAAACAGCGGCATAAGGAACCTGTACGATGCGTTCGCACTTTCCTTCGAAGAGGTCATGACTGACCCGCTGAACGTCGCCGCGAAGAGACAGATCGTGTCGCGTGCCGAAGAGCTTGTCAACGGGATAAAAGATCTCTACGGCAGACTCGAACAGTTGCGTGAGGATATAAACAAAGAGATCCTCCTCCTTGCGGACAAGATAAACCAGCTGGTTTCCAGGCTGAGGCAGATAAACGAGCAGGTGCGCATCGCCATCGCTCTGAAGACCACACCGAACGATCTGCTCGACGAAAGGGACAGAATACTGGATGAGCTTGCAAGTTATGGAAACATAAGCTACAGGGAAACGGAGGACGGCCAGACGATATTGATGTTCGGCGATCAGATCGTGCTGTCTGGATCGGTGCAGAATCCTGTCAGGGCCTTGGAGCGACCTTACGGCAAAGGATTCTACGAACTGTTCGTGGGTCTGACGAAGGTGAACCTGCTCGACGGGAAAGTGAAAGCGCTCATAGATCTGAGAGATTCTATAATCGTCAAGTACATGCTCTATCTGGACGAATTCGCACTCAACTTGACAGACAAACTCAACCTCATACACCGTTCTGGTTTCGACGCCGCTGGAAAGACGACGAACTTGAATTTCTTCACTCTGAATCCTGCTTTGGAGACCAACGATCCTGCAATTTTCAGGATCGCTGGAAGCAGAAGAATGCTGGCCGGACCGATCTACGCCGCCACCGGCATGAACAATCGAAGCGAAGACGAGATAAGAAGCACCGTACTCACACAGGCCGGCAGGTTGTACTTCTTCGACGGAAATTCCCTGGACCAACTCGATGTCTCCGCTGGAACGACGGTGGACGATCTGCTCGGCATGGGTTGGCCAAGCTGGCTGAGGTTGAACGTGGGAACACACCAGTCGACGCCGTCTTCTTCCGCGTACAGATTGTATTTCGAGAGCGATGTGAATCTGAACGAAACGCTGATCATCGATGCGAACTCGAACGTTTTGAAGACCCTTGGCTTCGAAACACAGCAAAGAACGTTCGTGACCTTCAGCGATCTTTCCAAACTGTCTGAAGGCACGTACACGCTCACGTTCAATGAGACTCTGAGCGATGGATCGAAGGTCAGAGAAACGTTGAATCTCTCGATCGGTCCAGGTACGACGCTCGAAACGATAAGAGACCAGGTAAACTCTCAGCTCACCAACATAAAGGCGTTGCTTCTGAACGACACGCTCGTGCTCGTTCCGATGAAGGATTTGGAGTTCGACTGGAGCAGGGTGCAGATCGAGGACGAGCTCGGCTTTCTGACACGGGTGAAAGCAGAGAACAAAACGTTCGATGTTCTCAAGCCGTCGGCGACCCTCGAAAACATCTTCAGAGGCTCGTTGAACTTCGACCCATCGACGGGTTATCAACTGTACATAGGTAACACGCCGATACACATAGATCCCACCGTGGACACGCTGGAAACCTTGGTGGAGAAGATCAACCAGGCCGGTACGGGTGTGATCGCCGATCTCACTCCAAAGAACGAGTTCGTTCTGCGCGCGGGAAGAAGCTTCGAGTTCGATTTGAGAAGCTTCAACATCACAGGTCCGAAGGGACTCTTCGAAGCACTGGGCTTCGTCGACACAGACGGTGATCCAACGAGCTTCAGTGCGGACTGGAACGAAGAATACACGCTCATATCGCGGAGCGATGATTTCAGCAGCCTGCGTGTGAGACTGAACGTGAGCGAACTGTTCACGATCAACAAGAGGGAACGTACCGAGCCTTTCTATTTCGTTCCGAGCTGGGACGTTTCGAGCGCACTGAAAGCCAACGCCGAGGTGCTCGCAATCGACGGTGGGAAGGCTTTATTCAACGACAACTGGAACGCTCTGTCTTTCCAGCCTGTTGGTTCGAACAACGTGGACATCATCAGGTACTTACGGGATGCCAGGTACGCGAAGTTGCTCTCAGATGGAAAAGAAAGCTTCTTCGAGTACTTCGGAGGAGTCATCGCAGAGCTCGGTGTGGAATCGGAGACGGCTCAGAAGATGAGAGACAACAGCGAGACTCTCAAACTGGAAATAGATCAGGAGCGTGAACGTGTCAAAGGAGTTTCGCTCGATGAGGAGATGGCGAACATGATCAAATACCAGCACGCGTTCGCCGCGGCGGCACGCGTGATCACGGCGGTGGACGAAATGATCGGCAGGGTGATAGACAAGCTCGGAGTGGTGGGCAGGTGA
- the acpP gene encoding acyl carrier protein gives MNKEELLERIKEIIADKLGVDIDEVTDDADLIDDLDADSLDLVDLAMAIEDEFGVTIADEELEKIRTVRDIFRELYEKIRLAEEEEENEEEE, from the coding sequence GTGAACAAAGAGGAACTTCTGGAAAGGATCAAAGAAATAATTGCCGACAAACTGGGTGTCGATATCGACGAGGTCACTGACGACGCCGATCTCATCGATGATCTGGATGCGGATTCGCTCGACCTTGTGGACCTCGCAATGGCGATCGAGGACGAGTTCGGTGTGACGATAGCCGATGAGGAGCTGGAGAAGATCCGTACCGTGAGGGACATATTCAGGGAACTCTACGAAAAGATAAGGTTGGCTGAAGAGGAAGAGGAGAACGAGGAGGAAGAATGA
- a CDS encoding energy-coupling factor transporter transmembrane component T family protein, translating to MDLKGPSHTVDLLHVLPSPLYNRPCEKKLYTRVVNRLNGFGKYVHRDSVVHRMNPVLKIVYLVVVLSLGFVSGSTFYFITSFASVFILMLLSRIGLKVYLLDLLKLKWFLITIFLIQILPLTRTRFSILLLRSLSSTYVVALSVLVTFLIFRTTTSITIAKAFEVILKCLGMKKLARRVSLLLTLSLIQIPILFEQMEKIRTAQTLRGQTWKTKNPLKALKSLESLIVPLLFFTLRRTESISISLQMRKYDVHNRPTLYKPLNFSRCDLLLILLIISLFLSLAR from the coding sequence ATGGATCTGAAAGGGCCTTCCCACACCGTTGATCTCCTGCACGTTCTCCCCTCTCCTTTGTATAATCGTCCATGTGAGAAAAAACTTTACACGCGAGTGGTGAATCGCTTGAACGGCTTCGGTAAGTACGTTCACAGAGACTCTGTGGTACATAGGATGAATCCGGTGCTCAAGATCGTGTATCTTGTCGTCGTTCTGTCTTTGGGCTTCGTTTCGGGTTCAACTTTTTATTTTATCACATCGTTCGCGAGCGTGTTCATTCTGATGCTTTTATCCAGGATCGGACTGAAGGTCTATCTGCTCGATCTGCTCAAGCTCAAGTGGTTTCTGATCACGATTTTCCTCATCCAGATTCTGCCGTTGACGAGAACGAGATTTTCTATTCTTCTGCTCCGTTCGTTGAGTTCGACCTACGTGGTGGCTCTGAGCGTGCTGGTGACTTTTCTGATCTTCAGAACCACGACCAGCATCACTATCGCGAAGGCTTTCGAGGTCATACTCAAATGTTTGGGCATGAAAAAACTCGCCCGGAGAGTTTCGCTGCTCCTAACGCTCTCTCTCATCCAAATACCGATCCTTTTCGAACAGATGGAAAAAATAAGAACAGCGCAGACGCTGCGAGGTCAAACGTGGAAGACGAAGAATCCTCTGAAGGCTCTGAAATCTCTGGAATCTTTAATTGTGCCGCTGCTCTTCTTCACTTTGAGACGGACCGAATCGATCTCTATATCCCTACAGATGAGAAAGTACGATGTTCACAACCGCCCAACGCTGTACAAACCTCTGAACTTTTCACGCTGTGACTTGCTGTTGATCCTTTTGATAATTTCACTGTTTCTCTCACTTGCCAGATAG
- a CDS encoding ABC transporter ATP-binding protein, whose amino-acid sequence MIDICKVYPPNVVALKHVDFSLVRGEVHALVGENGAGKSTLMKILSGMVRPSHGEIRVNGRRVQISNPVVAARLGIGMVHQELALVGSLKAYENVVLGSEPSRFGFLKPELSLQIVKGLAEKFGLKVDVAETTQELSIAGRQKIEILKQLYRNVDILILDEPTASLTPQETEELFEEIANLKRQGKTIVFVAHKLDEVLKISDRITVLRKGEKIATFENDGTITAAQLAEMMVGRKVELVSTKTFRERSHPVLVMNELSLFSKTGGKKLLDEISIVVHAGEIVGIAGVEGNGQKELIEVLIGLRKATSGRIEISGKDVTDASVRERRSLLAYVPQDRKNVGLALKATVLENLIMTHHMGPPLKKKWLLDNSSAKNLAARLIEDFNIVCRNSSERVQNLSGGNQQKVIIAREISLNRDLIVLDQPTRGLDVASTRYVRDQILVLRNTGKAVLLISSDLDELMDLSDRLYVIRSGRIVAELDPRTVDKTVVGYHMLGVSA is encoded by the coding sequence ATGATCGACATATGCAAGGTTTATCCACCAAACGTGGTGGCTTTAAAGCATGTCGATTTTTCGCTGGTACGCGGCGAGGTGCACGCCCTGGTCGGGGAGAACGGTGCTGGAAAATCAACGTTGATGAAGATCCTTTCCGGAATGGTGAGGCCTTCGCACGGTGAGATACGCGTCAACGGTAGAAGAGTGCAGATAAGCAATCCTGTCGTTGCCGCGCGTTTGGGAATAGGCATGGTGCACCAGGAACTGGCGCTGGTGGGATCTCTGAAAGCATACGAGAACGTGGTGCTCGGTTCCGAGCCGTCACGCTTCGGTTTCCTCAAACCGGAGCTTTCTTTGCAGATCGTGAAAGGGCTGGCGGAAAAGTTCGGTTTGAAGGTGGATGTGGCCGAGACCACTCAGGAACTTTCGATCGCGGGACGTCAAAAGATAGAGATACTCAAGCAGCTGTACAGGAACGTGGACATTCTGATTCTGGATGAACCCACGGCTTCTCTCACGCCTCAAGAAACCGAAGAACTCTTCGAGGAGATAGCCAACCTCAAAAGGCAGGGAAAAACCATAGTGTTCGTTGCCCACAAGCTCGACGAGGTCCTGAAGATCTCCGACAGGATCACCGTGCTGAGGAAAGGAGAAAAGATCGCCACGTTCGAAAACGATGGGACCATCACCGCCGCACAACTCGCAGAAATGATGGTTGGTAGGAAAGTCGAACTGGTTTCCACAAAGACTTTCCGTGAACGATCTCACCCTGTGTTGGTCATGAACGAACTTTCATTGTTCAGCAAGACTGGTGGGAAGAAGTTGCTGGATGAAATAAGCATCGTCGTGCACGCGGGAGAGATCGTAGGTATCGCGGGCGTGGAAGGAAACGGACAGAAGGAATTGATCGAAGTTCTGATCGGATTGAGGAAGGCAACGTCGGGCAGGATAGAGATTTCAGGTAAGGACGTGACGGACGCTTCTGTAAGAGAGAGAAGGTCTCTCCTGGCGTACGTGCCGCAGGATAGAAAAAATGTCGGTCTGGCGTTGAAGGCCACCGTGCTGGAAAATCTGATAATGACCCACCACATGGGTCCTCCTCTGAAGAAAAAATGGCTCCTCGACAACTCTTCGGCGAAAAATTTGGCCGCCCGGTTGATAGAGGACTTTAACATCGTCTGCAGAAATTCATCCGAGAGGGTCCAGAACCTTTCGGGTGGTAATCAGCAGAAGGTGATCATCGCCAGGGAGATCTCTTTGAACAGGGACCTGATCGTGCTCGATCAGCCAACCAGAGGTCTGGACGTGGCCTCGACCCGTTACGTGAGGGACCAGATCCTCGTGCTCAGAAACACCGGTAAGGCCGTGTTGTTGATAAGCTCGGACCTCGATGAACTCATGGATCTTTCCGACAGACTGTACGTCATACGCTCGGGGCGCATCGTGGCGGAGCTCGATCCCCGCACCGTCGATAAAACTGTCGTTGGTTACCACATGCTGGGGGTAAGTGCGTGA
- a CDS encoding BMP family ABC transporter substrate-binding protein, with translation MKKFALLVMVLLSLVLFAKPARVAYVINGSLGDQSFYDSGYAGIKQIEQDFKVQTRVIECNFDPSLYYPSLITAAQWADVIFVISYGFEEELKQVAMKFPNKVWVNIDTVVQDEKGIISSVDYREEEGAFLAGVVAALVTTMTDLPGINPQKIIGAVGGDDDIVIRSFVYGYEQGAKYIDPEVQVKVIYVGTWDDPAKGKQAALQLYAEGADVVFQIAALTGFGVLQAAKEVGKYAIGVDSNQNPLVPGHVITSDLKEVGKTIYTIFKWILDGTFEKGKVYSFGVKEGMVGLAIDEYTRKILPENVVQKIIDIQNKVASGEIQVQPYRP, from the coding sequence ATGAAGAAGTTTGCTCTGCTGGTGATGGTTCTTCTGTCGCTCGTTTTGTTCGCCAAGCCTGCGCGCGTTGCTTACGTCATTAACGGTTCGCTCGGGGATCAATCGTTCTACGATTCTGGATACGCAGGTATCAAGCAAATCGAACAGGACTTCAAGGTTCAGACGAGGGTCATCGAATGCAACTTCGATCCTTCGCTGTACTATCCGAGTCTGATCACAGCTGCACAGTGGGCAGACGTCATATTCGTCATATCGTACGGTTTCGAGGAAGAACTGAAGCAGGTCGCTATGAAGTTTCCGAACAAGGTATGGGTCAACATCGACACTGTGGTCCAAGATGAAAAAGGGATCATTTCGAGTGTGGATTACCGTGAGGAAGAGGGTGCGTTCCTGGCAGGTGTCGTCGCCGCGCTGGTCACAACGATGACGGATTTGCCGGGAATCAACCCGCAGAAGATCATCGGTGCGGTTGGTGGAGACGACGACATAGTCATAAGGTCTTTCGTCTACGGCTACGAGCAGGGTGCGAAGTACATCGATCCGGAGGTTCAGGTGAAGGTGATCTATGTGGGCACCTGGGACGATCCTGCAAAGGGTAAGCAGGCCGCGCTGCAGCTTTACGCGGAAGGTGCCGATGTCGTGTTCCAGATAGCGGCGCTCACAGGATTCGGAGTCCTGCAGGCTGCCAAAGAGGTTGGCAAGTACGCCATAGGTGTGGACAGCAACCAGAATCCGCTGGTTCCTGGACACGTTATAACGAGCGATTTGAAAGAGGTCGGTAAAACGATCTACACGATCTTCAAGTGGATCCTGGACGGAACGTTCGAGAAAGGAAAAGTTTACAGCTTCGGTGTGAAGGAAGGCATGGTGGGACTCGCGATCGACGAGTACACCAGAAAGATTCTGCCCGAGAACGTCGTTCAAAAGATCATCGATATACAGAACAAGGTTGCCAGCGGTGAAATACAGGTACAACCGTACAGGCCTTGA
- a CDS encoding ABC transporter permease has protein sequence MVPVLTQLLHAALSSATPIALAAFGGMFSFHANVFNIAMEGMMLMGAYYAVYGAYRFGHWAYGVLFALLSGLVLAMIFSLFAIVLKVDEFITGIGINMLALGWTTYSLRATFKVKGAFISQAIPPVPKLRLFLIEKIPFLGEVLSLHPFPVFVAMILTFVFHLILYRTAFGLRLRAAGEEPVAVASVGLSVRLLKFWSAVLCGILSSFAGVYLSLGYVTLFSENMSNGRGWISLAIIILVRGKPVPIMLMSIVFGILENLGLLLQRYAVPPQFTAMLPYIATLFVLYSYARRSSST, from the coding sequence ATGGTTCCTGTGCTGACACAACTTTTACACGCGGCGCTCAGCAGTGCCACACCGATCGCCTTGGCTGCTTTCGGCGGTATGTTCAGCTTCCATGCGAACGTTTTCAACATTGCCATGGAAGGCATGATGCTGATGGGGGCTTACTACGCGGTCTACGGTGCGTACAGGTTCGGTCACTGGGCTTACGGTGTGCTCTTCGCGTTGCTGAGCGGTCTCGTGCTGGCCATGATATTTTCTCTGTTCGCTATAGTTTTGAAGGTCGATGAATTCATCACCGGTATAGGCATCAACATGCTCGCGCTGGGATGGACGACTTACTCTCTGAGGGCCACGTTCAAAGTCAAGGGTGCGTTCATCTCTCAGGCGATACCACCTGTGCCGAAGCTCAGGTTGTTCTTGATCGAGAAGATCCCGTTCCTCGGAGAGGTTTTGTCTCTGCATCCTTTTCCCGTCTTTGTCGCGATGATACTGACTTTCGTCTTTCATCTGATTCTCTATCGAACCGCGTTCGGATTGCGTTTGAGGGCTGCGGGAGAAGAGCCTGTCGCCGTCGCTTCGGTCGGTCTGAGCGTCAGATTGCTGAAATTCTGGAGTGCCGTTCTGTGTGGCATCCTTTCGTCCTTTGCAGGAGTCTACCTGTCGCTGGGTTACGTGACGCTGTTTTCGGAAAACATGTCGAACGGTCGAGGCTGGATATCCCTCGCGATCATAATATTAGTTCGCGGTAAGCCTGTCCCGATCATGTTGATGTCCATAGTCTTTGGGATTTTGGAGAACCTCGGTCTCTTGTTACAGAGATACGCTGTGCCACCACAATTCACGGCGATGTTGCCTTACATCGCCACGCTGTTCGTCCTTTACAGCTACGCGAGGAGGTCGAGTTCGACATGA
- the flgM gene encoding flagellar biosynthesis anti-sigma factor FlgM translates to MQEINGVGRPFQIHQPVPAEKTERKPRTEGESLSVGEKLNISELLREAKESPEVREKLVEQLRAAIEQGIYTIDPERIAKHIMRQL, encoded by the coding sequence GTGCAGGAGATCAACGGTGTGGGAAGGCCCTTTCAGATCCATCAGCCTGTTCCGGCCGAAAAAACGGAAAGAAAGCCCCGCACTGAGGGCGAATCCCTCAGTGTAGGAGAAAAACTGAACATTTCAGAACTGCTCAGAGAGGCGAAGGAATCTCCGGAGGTGCGCGAGAAGCTCGTCGAGCAACTGAGAGCGGCGATAGAGCAGGGCATCTACACGATCGACCCTGAAAGAATTGCCAAGCACATAATGAGGCAGTTGTAG
- a CDS encoding ABC transporter permease, protein MNTVRSVLQTAVAISLAFLVAALFILLQRSSPFEVYMALYEYGLGSWFSFTNTLNASFPLILTGLSASIAFSSGVVNLGQHGQFLWGALVAAVAGVYLKMPGWFGTAFLAVLGGLVGAGWAALAAFFKRKYRMDEFISTLMLNFLAEYMTLYLATYPFLDPKAYVPSTRMIRREYFLASFFDVNLAFFVAVFMVFLSWWFLWKTWRGYEARMMGYNKLFATVGGCDVETDTSLILILTGFLSGLGGALLILGGTQHRFMKGIGANFGWDGVMIAIMAQNSVVQTLFYALFIGFLKNGAVGMEFETSVPSEFVMFLQAIIVLTLVGARSGFASLSDWLRARSELRRLMK, encoded by the coding sequence GTGAACACGGTGAGGTCTGTTCTTCAAACGGCGGTCGCGATATCGCTCGCTTTTCTGGTCGCCGCGCTTTTCATTCTCTTGCAGCGTAGCTCTCCTTTCGAAGTTTACATGGCACTCTACGAATACGGCTTAGGTTCATGGTTCTCGTTCACCAACACTCTGAACGCGTCTTTCCCACTGATCCTCACGGGACTCTCCGCCTCGATCGCCTTCTCGTCCGGTGTGGTGAACCTTGGTCAGCACGGTCAGTTCCTCTGGGGTGCGCTCGTGGCCGCGGTGGCTGGTGTCTATTTGAAGATGCCCGGCTGGTTTGGAACGGCATTTCTCGCTGTACTCGGTGGTCTTGTCGGTGCGGGATGGGCGGCGCTCGCCGCTTTCTTCAAAAGAAAATACAGGATGGACGAGTTCATCTCGACACTGATGCTCAACTTTCTGGCAGAGTACATGACTCTTTATCTCGCAACTTATCCTTTTCTGGACCCGAAGGCTTACGTGCCTTCGACAAGGATGATCAGGCGTGAATACTTCCTTGCAAGTTTTTTCGACGTGAATTTAGCCTTCTTCGTGGCAGTTTTCATGGTGTTCCTGAGCTGGTGGTTCTTGTGGAAGACCTGGCGCGGTTACGAAGCGCGCATGATGGGTTACAACAAGCTCTTCGCCACCGTCGGCGGGTGCGATGTGGAAACCGACACGAGCCTGATTCTGATCCTTACAGGTTTCCTGTCCGGCTTGGGGGGTGCCTTGCTCATACTCGGCGGCACTCAGCACAGGTTCATGAAAGGCATAGGTGCGAACTTCGGATGGGACGGTGTGATGATCGCGATAATGGCGCAGAACAGCGTGGTTCAAACGCTCTTCTACGCTCTCTTCATCGGTTTCTTGAAGAACGGCGCGGTGGGTATGGAATTCGAAACTTCGGTGCCGTCGGAGTTCGTCATGTTTCTGCAGGCCATAATCGTTTTGACACTCGTTGGGGCACGCTCCGGTTTCGCCAGTCTCAGTGACTGGTTGAGGGCCAGAAGCGAGCTTCGGAGGTTGATGAAATAA